The Bacteroidota bacterium genome window below encodes:
- a CDS encoding DUF4890 domain-containing protein, with protein sequence MKKIVLTGIVIGGIIAANAQQAQTPGKSMDPKAHAAKQTEKMALAIGLNESSKAKVYDINYNSAQKMAGIREKHKGDKKGMAHDRLKLKSEKDCQLRSVLTAEQYDKWIDVKLKQKKHARNKKRAKHQRHHGTEPISPLPGK encoded by the coding sequence GTGAAAAAAATAGTGTTGACCGGTATCGTAATAGGTGGTATTATTGCTGCTAACGCCCAACAGGCACAAACACCAGGTAAGTCAATGGATCCAAAGGCCCATGCCGCAAAACAAACCGAAAAGATGGCGCTTGCGATCGGGCTGAATGAAAGTTCAAAAGCAAAAGTTTACGATATTAATTACAACTCCGCCCAGAAAATGGCCGGGATCAGGGAAAAACACAAAGGCGATAAAAAAGGCATGGCCCACGATCGTCTTAAATTAAAAAGTGAAAAAGATTGTCAGTTGAGATCGGTATTGACTGCTGAGCAATATGATAAATGGATTGATGTTAAATTAAAACAAAAAAAACATGCCCGTAATAAAAAGAGGGCCAAACATCAGCGGCATCATGGAACTGAGCCGATATCTCCTCTTCCCGGGAAATAA
- a CDS encoding thioredoxin family protein: MHFKKSISALLAALLSTTSFAQDKGIQFNHNSTWNELLAKAKTQNKLIFVDAFTTWCGPCKWMAKNVFTNDTVADYYNRTFICAKIDMEKGEGIELAKKYGVRNYPTLMYINADGELMHRTCGVNYNGPASQKFVQDGKDALNPDKQLAAFTKKFDSGKMEASAVPSYLYMLKNGCMNADAVSAKYLGTQAEKDLSSRPNWTIIRDFVNDDGSKEFNYLVANSSEFVKLYTKDSVEIKISEVYKSSLISKIRGNDDKGYETLKVKVNSLKNINGEKITSYSDMSLYKYKKNWAAYSPAAFAHIDKYAGNDANLINSVAWTIYENVDDKAVLEKAAALSKHSIELNDNYAFNDTYACLLYKSGKKEEAVKAAEHAIGLAKKNNEDYKSTQELLDKIKMLK, translated from the coding sequence ATGCATTTTAAAAAATCAATTTCCGCGCTATTAGCAGCCCTGCTATCAACCACATCGTTCGCGCAGGATAAAGGCATACAATTCAATCACAACAGCACATGGAACGAGTTACTCGCAAAAGCCAAAACCCAAAATAAACTGATATTTGTTGACGCGTTCACCACCTGGTGCGGCCCATGCAAATGGATGGCGAAAAATGTATTTACAAATGACACCGTAGCGGATTATTACAACCGGACATTCATTTGCGCCAAAATAGATATGGAAAAAGGAGAGGGTATTGAGCTGGCAAAAAAATATGGTGTAAGAAATTATCCAACGTTAATGTATATAAATGCTGATGGGGAATTGATGCATCGCACCTGCGGTGTTAACTATAATGGCCCTGCCTCTCAAAAATTTGTGCAGGATGGCAAAGACGCGCTTAACCCGGATAAGCAGCTCGCCGCTTTTACAAAGAAGTTTGATTCGGGAAAAATGGAAGCATCAGCGGTTCCCTCCTACCTGTATATGCTTAAAAACGGCTGCATGAACGCTGATGCGGTTTCCGCAAAGTATCTTGGAACACAGGCTGAGAAAGATCTTTCATCACGGCCTAACTGGACCATTATCCGTGATTTTGTAAATGATGACGGTTCAAAAGAATTCAACTATTTAGTCGCTAACAGTTCGGAATTCGTGAAACTTTATACGAAAGATTCTGTGGAAATAAAAATAAGTGAAGTGTACAAAAGTTCGCTTATAAGCAAGATCCGCGGGAACGATGACAAGGGGTATGAGACACTAAAAGTAAAAGTGAACAGCCTGAAAAATATAAATGGTGAAAAAATAACTTCTTACAGCGACATGTCTCTATACAAGTATAAAAAGAACTGGGCAGCTTATTCCCCGGCCGCGTTTGCTCATATAGATAAATATGCAGGCAATGACGCTAACCTGATCAATAGCGTAGCATGGACTATATACGAAAATGTTGACGATAAGGCAGTGCTTGAAAAGGCAGCTGCATTATCCAAACACTCTATAGAACTGAACGACAACTATGCTTTTAATGATACGTACGCCTGCCTGTTGTATAAATCGGGCAAAAAGGAGGAGGCCGTTAAAGCCGCCGAACACGCGATCGGTCTGGCGAAAAAAAACAATGAGGACTACAAGTCGACCCAGGAATTACTAGACAAGATAAAAATGCTTAAATAA